Genomic window (Actinomycetota bacterium):
AGTACACGCAGGGCGAGTACCTGGTGCGTCCCATCGACTCGCTGAACGTGGACGCGGACGACGGCGAGCTCGTCATCCTCCTCGGTCCGAGCGGGTGTGGGAAGACGACGCTCCTCTCCTGCCTGGCCGGCATCCTCACCCCCACGTCGGGCACCATCCGGCTCGGCGGCGAAGTGATCACGTCGCTGCACGGTTCGGCGCTGGCGGCCTACCGCCGGCACACCGTCGGCATCGTGTTCCAGGCGTTCAACCTGATCCCGAGCCTGAGCGCGCGTGAGAACGTGATGGCGCCCATGCGTCTGGCGGGCCTCGGGCTTCGGCAGGCCCGGCCCCGCGCCGAAGAGCTGTTGACGATGGTCGGGCTCGAGCAGCGCATGGACCATCGTCCCAAGGCACTCTCCGGTGGCCAGCAACAGCGCGTCGCGATCGCCAGGGCGCTGGTGCACGAGCCTTCGCTGGTCGTCGCCGATGAGCCCACGGCACACCTCGACTACGTCCAGGTCGAGGAAGTGCTCCGCATCGTCCGGCGCCTGGCCGCGCCCGGACGGATGGTGGTGATCGCGACCCACGACGAGCGCCTCATCCCGCTGGCCGACCGCACGATCGAGCTCTTGCCGAAGGGGGCACCGGTCGAGGAGCAGCCGCCCCAGCGCCTGCCCCTCGCGGCCGGACAGTTCCTCTTCACGCAGGGCGTTGCGAGCGACTTCGTCTATCTCGTCGACGAAGGCGAGGTCGAGCTCCTGCGCGACCGCGCGGACGGGACCAAGGAGACCGTGCGCGTGGTGGGCCCCGGCGGCTACTTCGGCGAGCTGGGTCCGCTCCTCGGCCTTCCGCGATCGGCGTCCGCGCGCGCTCGCACAGCGGCGATCGTCACCGGTCACACGTCGCGCGAGTTCAAGCGGATCTCCCGACCCGAGGCGACTCAGCCCCTCACGTCGTCACCGGTGGACGACGGTCGTTGAGCGACGTCACCCCAAGGATCGGATCCGACGGCGGAGCACCCGTCTTCGGTAAGCGGATCGCGATCATCGGCTCCGGCGGGTCGGGCAAGTCGACCTTCGCGCGTCACTTGGGCAACGAGCTCGGCATCCCGGTGTTCCATCTCGACAAGTTGTTCTGGCGGCCCGGATGGGTGGAGACGCCCCAGCCCGACTGGCGCGCCGCACAGGAGAAGCTCGTCCAAGCCGACTCCTGGATCATCGACGGCAACCACGAACCCACCCTCGACGTACGCCTGAGCCGCGCCGACACGATCGTGATGCTCGACTACGGCCGGATCCGATGCCTGTGGCGGGTGGTCCGGCGCTGGCAGCACTACCGAGGCAAACCTCGCTACGACCGCGCCGCCGGCTGCGACGAGCGGCTCGACCGTGCGTTCCTCGCCTGGGTTTGGACCTATCCCACCAAGGGACGACCGCGCGCGCTCGAGGCGGTGAAGCGCTACGGAGGCGGCGCACGCCTCGTGCGGCTGCGTGGCCCCCGCGAGACGCAGCGGCTCCTCGCCGAGCTCTCGCCGGCATTCAGGCCCGGCTCTCGACGGCGTCCACCAATAGTCCGCTAGTCGGAGGCGGAACCCACGTCTGAGCTCCCGTGTCGCCACCGACACGGTCGCTCTGTCGTGGCCGTGACGGACCGATCGGGGGCCGGGGGCGCACGCTGTTCGTCGAGACCGCGACAAGGACAGAGTCATGTTCGCTCGCAACGCGCATCCGGAGGTCCAGCTGCTCGACGGCATCGAGCTGTTCAGGGGGTGCACGCAACGCGAGCTGCGAGCTGTTGCCCCTCTCCTCTGCCCTGTCGACGTGCAGCCTGGATCGGTGCTGACCCGAGAGGATGATTTCGCGAGTCAGTTCCTGGTCGTCGTTGCGGGCACGGCCCGATCCACGAACGCCGCGGGCGATTCGGGATTCGTGGGCAGAGGTTCGGTCATCGGCGAGCAGGCCCTCGACCGGCAGGCGCGAGCCGATGTCACCACGGTGGCCTCCACCCGCATGACGGTGTTGGCGGCGACACCGTCCGAGCTTCGGCGAATCGTCGAACTGGCTTCCAGCGTGCGGCGCACGTTGTACCCGTCAGAGCCGCTCCGGCCGCGGCGCGTCCGCATCGCCTCGCGCGCCGCCGAGAGATCTCTCCTTCGCCGTTTCCGGATGACGAGCATCTGACCGCTACTTGGCGCGGCGGGAAAGCGTCTGATGGTCGAGGATCTCGACCTTGTTACGGCCGATGCGCACCAGTCCCTGCTCTTCGGCGCGGCGCAGGATGCGATTTGCGGTCGGGCGGGTGAGGCCGGCGAGCTGAGCGAGCGCCTCCTGGCTGAGCGGTACCACCGCGGCCGGCTCGTCGCGGGTACCGAAGAGGCTCGCCACCTCGAGCAGCCGCCGGATCAAACGCGGCTCGGAGGGAAGGTAGAGAGCTTCCGTGAGCGCCGACGCGAGACGCCGTACTTCGGCAACGAGGGCGTTCGTGATCACGCCTTCGACCGCCGGACGGCGGGCGCGGAGCTCGTCGAGTTGCTCCTTGTGGATGGCGAGGGTCTCGACACTGTCGAGTGCGACGACCGTCGCGTTGCGCGGGCCGGGCGCGATGACAGCGAGCTCGCCGAAGAACTCGCCGGCACGGATGACGCGAAGTGTGGCCACGTCGCCGAGCGGTGTCGTGATCCGCACCGCCACGTGTCCCTTCGTCATCAGGTGCATCGTGTCGCCCGGGTCGCCGTCGTGGAAGATGATCTGGCCGGCGGTGAACCTTCGTCGTCGAGCCAGGGCCAGGAAGTCTCGACGGTCCGGCTCGGACAGAACGGCGAGCAGCGGTGATTCCACCCGGCGAGGTCTAGACGCGTGCGGTGGACGGAGCCAGTCCCGAGCTCACTCTCGCCGAAGCCGGTACATCGGAATGGTCTCGAACTCCTTGGCGGTCGTCACCCGGCCGACGTAGTCGCACGCGATGCCCGAGCTCGGTTCGATCGCGATGAGCGCCGCGAGCGCGTCGGTGCCGTAGACCTCGCCCTCGGGGGTCCGCGGCTCGATGCGGGCGGCGCGTGTCATCTCCCGGCCCCACCAACCGTCGGCGCCACAGAACGGGTCTGCCAAACGCAAGATGGGCCCCGCATGCACGCCGATGCGCAGCGACAAGTCGGGCGGGAGCCCACACGTCACGAGATCGATCGTCTGCACTGCTTCCTGCAGCTCGAGCGCACAGCGCGCCGCGGCGNNNNNNNNNNNNNNNNNNNNNNNNNNNNNNNNNNNNNNNNCGCCATGACGCGTTCTCTCCGTAGCGGTCCACCACCGCCGCGAGAGGCTGGAACACCCGCTGGAGGACGGCGGGGTAGTGCTCGTCGTAGAGACCGCTGAAGCCGCGAAAGTCGGCGAACATGACTGCGCGAATCGCGCGCGGCGGGTGCGTGGGCTGCGTCTCCGGTGGCGCGCCGGGTGGTGGCGTGCGAGATCGGAGTGAGGTGACGTGCGTCGGCCGACCCGTCCGTCGCCAGATGTCGATGTTGCGCTCGGTGCCGCTCACCGGAGGCTTCTCGTCCCAGATGGCGAGCTGCTCCACCTCGGAACCGAGACTCTGGGCGCGATTGATCGCATGTCCCATGGCGATGCGGGATGCATAGCCGAACAGCCCATCGTCACCGAGGTAGGCCGAATCGTACGCATGGATCACCGACGTAGCGCGTGCGAGACAGGCGCGGAAGCGATCCAGCCAAACAGCACCCGCCGGCTCGACCGAGACCTTCTCGAACTCAGCGGTGTGGAATGGGAGCACCACGTGGAGCTCGCCGCCGCGCGCCAGCACCGCCTCGGCGACGATCGTGTCCGCACCGCACGCCAGCGACCCATAGGCGAAGCCCACC
Coding sequences:
- a CDS encoding Crp/Fnr family transcriptional regulator, giving the protein MESPLLAVLSEPDRRDFLALARRRRFTAGQIIFHDGDPGDTMHLMTKGHVAVRITTPLGDVATLRVIRAGEFFGELAVIAPGPRNATVVALDSVETLAIHKEQLDELRARRPAVEGVITNALVAEVRRLASALTEALYLPSEPRLIRRLLEVASLFGTRDEPAAVVPLSQEALAQLAGLTRPTANRILRRAEEQGLVRIGRNKVEILDHQTLSRRAK
- a CDS encoding cyclic nucleotide-binding domain-containing protein, translated to MFARNAHPEVQLLDGIELFRGCTQRELRAVAPLLCPVDVQPGSVLTREDDFASQFLVVVAGTARSTNAAGDSGFVGRGSVIGEQALDRQARADVTTVASTRMTVLAATPSELRRIVELASSVRRTLYPSEPLRPRRVRIASRAAERSLLRRFRMTSI
- a CDS encoding ATP-binding cassette domain-containing protein; protein product: MSHLEIRDLTIEYTQGEYLVRPIDSLNVDADDGELVILLGPSGCGKTTLLSCLAGILTPTSGTIRLGGEVITSLHGSALAAYRRHTVGIVFQAFNLIPSLSARENVMAPMRLAGLGLRQARPRAEELLTMVGLEQRMDHRPKALSGGQQQRVAIARALVHEPSLVVADEPTAHLDYVQVEEVLRIVRRLAAPGRMVVIATHDERLIPLADRTIELLPKGAPVEEQPPQRLPLAAGQFLFTQGVASDFVYLVDEGEVELLRDRADGTKETVRVVGPGGYFGELGPLLGLPRSASARARTAAIVTGHTSREFKRISRPEATQPLTSSPVDDGR